One window from the genome of Pyxicephalus adspersus chromosome 6, UCB_Pads_2.0, whole genome shotgun sequence encodes:
- the TPST2 gene encoding protein-tyrosine sulfotransferase 2 has translation MRFTVRKGVLVITFIILAALAAHLGQQMLECQQILDEGYGRKNRGVMKPESEELVMMDANNVEYRYSKDMPLIFIGGVPRSGTTLMRAMLDAHPDVRCGEETRIIPRILAMRQAWSKSGSEKMRLDEAGVTDHVMDAAVQAFILEIIAKHGEPAKLLCNKDPFTLKSSVYLSKLFPNSKFLLMIRDGRASVHSMITRKITIAGFDLNSYRDCLTKWNKAIEIMYAQCLEIGERKCLPVYYEQLVLHPKQMMQAIINFLGIPWNDAVLHHEELIGKPGGVSLSKTEKSTDQVMKPVNLEALSKWVGKLPADIVEDMPRIAPMLARLGYDPYANPPRYGNPDAIVVNNTHRILKGDYKTPSSLKGYNQVHQNNSSHW, from the exons ATGAGGTTTACTGTGAGGAAGGGTGTGTTAGTGATCACCTTCATCATATTGGCGGCACTAGCTGCACACCTGGGCCAACAGATGCTAGAATGTCAGCAGATTCTTGATGAAGGCTACGGCAGGAAAAATCGCGGTGTCATGAAGCCGGAGAGCGAAGAGCTGGTTATGATGGACGCCAATAATGTGGAATACAGATATAGCAAAGACATGCCACTTATATTTATTGGAGGAGTGCCAAGAAGTGGAACAACATTAATGAGAGCTATGTTGGATGCCCATCCTGATGTCCGATGTGGAGAGGAAACACGGATTATTCCACGAATTTTAGCTATGCGCCAAGCTTGGTCAAAGTCTGGCAGTGAAAAGATGCGCCTTGATGAAGCTGGCGTAACAGACCATGTCATGGATGCTGCTGTACAAGCGTTTATACTAGAAATTATAGCCaaacatggagaacctgcaaaacttTTATGTAACAAGGACCCTTTTACTTTGAAATCTTCAGTTTACCTCTCCAAACTCTTCCCAAATTCAAAGTTTCTGTTAATGATAAGGGACGGACGTGCCTCTGTACATTCCATGATTACTAGGAAGATAACAATAGCTGGCTTTGACTTAAATAGTTACAGAGACTGCCTAACCAAGTGGAATAAAGCGATAGAGATTATGTACGCACAGTGCTTAGAAATTGGGGAGCGAAAGTGCCTTCCTGTGTACTATGAACAGTTAGTCTTGCACCCCAAGCAGATGATGCAAGCAATTATAAACTTCTTGGGCATACCTTGGAATGATGCAGTGCTGCATCATGAGGAATTGATTGGAAAACCTGGAGGAGTGTCTCTTTCAAA AACTGAAAAGTCAACAGATCAAGTAATGAAGCCTGTGAACCTAGAAGCATTGTCTAAATGGGTTGGAAAACTTCCTGCGGACATTGTAGAAGATATGCCGCGTATTGCACCAATGCTTGCCAGGCTGGGTTATGATCCTTATGCCAACCCACCAAGATATGGTAACCCAGATGCCATAGTTGTCAACAACACTCATAGA atCTTAAAAGGAGATTATAAAACACCAAGCAGTTTAAAGGGATACAATcag GTTCATCAGAATAACTCTTCACACTGGTGA